The genomic interval GGGGGattacactcctcagcctccctggtaaggcctacgccagggtattggagaggagactccgaccgatagtcgaacctcggcttcaggaggagcagtgtggttttcgtccgtggaacactggaccagctctataccctctacagagtgctcgagggttcatgggagtttgcccaaccggttcacatgtgttttgtggacctggagaaggcattcgactgtgtccctcgtgatgccctgtggggagtgctccaggagtatggaatcgggggccctttattaggggccatccggtccctgtaagagcggagcaggagtttggtccatattgccggcactaagtcggacctgttcccggtgcatgttggactctggcagggctgccctttgtcaccggtcctgttcataacttttatggacaggatttccagacacagccaagggccggagggggtctggtttggggaccagtggatttcgtctcttctttttgcggatgacgtggtcctgctggccccctctagccaagacctacagcatgcgctgtggcggttcgcagccgagtgtgaagcggctgggatgaggatcagctcctccaagtccgaggccatggtactcgaccggaaaagggtggcttgtcctcttcaggttggaggggagttcctgcctcaagtggaggagtttaagtatctcgaggtcttgttcacgagtgagggaagaatggagcgggagatcgacagacggatcggtgcggctgccaccgtaatgggggcactgtgccggtccgttgtggtgaagagagagctgagccgaaaagcaaagctctcaatttaccggtcggtctacgttcctaccctcacctatggccatgaactttgggtcatgattgaaagaacgagatcgcggatacaagcggctgaaatgagcttcctccgtagggtggccgggcactcccttagagatagggtgaggagctcggccatccgggaggggctcggagtagagccgctgctcctccacatcgagaggagccagttgaggtggctctggcatctataccggatgcctcctggacgccttcctcgggaggtgttccaggcacatcccaccgggaggcgGCCCAGgggctggagggactatgtctctcggctggcctgggaacgccttgggctccccctggaggagctggaggaggtgtctggagagagggacgtctgggtgtttctactgagtctgctgcccccgcgacccggtcccggataagcggaagacgacgagtacgacgaGTACGAGGTGATCAGAAGGGAGTtgtgtgattattattatttactctTCATAAGAGTACCATTTTAACGGAAATATTTTCTAACTGTTAAAGTATCTATTTTCTGATTTTTCACACCTGTTGCATGTGCCTGTTAAAATACAAATCAATTAGGATAGAACTGACTACAGTAATAAGAAACTGgcgccatctggtggtcacAAATTGAACTCAAAACGGGTCAAATACAATGTTCACGAAATCAAAGGCGCTGTATATTTTACTATCGAAAagatgcatttaaataaaaaaaaacagatcaccaACTTTACAATAACAAACATGTAGTTGCTTTAAAACTTACCTTCCTGCGTCATCACCTGGCTCAGCTCTGTGTTCACTACGGAAGCCGAGCAAGAACCAAACAGGGTCACCCGGCTTGATCGCAAGGCATGCAATCTCTGTCATACACAAGCTAGCGTAGCAAATTCATATACCTTCAGAGACTACAGCCTTTGTATACAGCCAGCTGTgacattttgtttaatgttattttttacaGCGTGACTTCACGCTTTTCTGTATTAATATAGATACAGCACACCAGAGAAAGCAGGTACAATCTTTCGCGCTACTTTCATAGTGATGCTAGCTAAAAATGCTACTTGTTCTAGCTTCGGGTTAATGTCCGGTTGTTTTCTTATGCATATCAAAGACTCTCTGTCACTGGCGTTGATTACACGTTCGGCTTTATAGTAGCGTGACCTGGTCTGTGTAATCCACGCTTTATAGCCAGTGAATACGCATTTAACCCAGTGTTGACGCTAAGCTAGCTTGCTAGCTAGCTGTCAGACATTTGCGCCGTCTGGGCCTCATGGAGAAAATACCCCTCAGCTCGTAGTTTATAACTTATTCGAAAGTACCGATGCTTATTCATCATAGCTTATCACTTACTTGTGTTATTTTGGGATCCGTTACTAAGAAAATAGGAAATGATTCTCATCAGTCATGTCACCGAACCGGTTTATTCACGAATCTGAATAGTCTCTACAGCATTCTTTATTTTGTTAGGATTTCATAGGCCAAATTCTGATCGAGTCAGATTATATAACGGATACTCCACTGtcgtttctgtgcttgtttgttttgtacgTTCAGGTGTGACTCAGAGCACTTGGGTGCATGCCTCTGAAACGGCTCATGAATGTGTTGTCTTTACAGGATGGAGTGGCAGCCAGACGAACAAGGTCTGCAGCAAGTGCTTCAGCTGCTCAAAGATTCCCAGTCCCCAGACACAGCCACTCAGAGAGCTGTGCAAGAAGTATCCTTACATCTCAGTCTTTGTAACTAAAGAACTCCCCGTTTTCTCATGTGTGCTGAGGCCATTGTATATTAATTTACGGTGCTTAAATGCTAATTAGGGATGCATGGTGGAATGGTGCCTCACAgcaaggtcagtcagtcagtcattttctaccgcttattccatcgtgggtcgcgggggagctggtgcctatctccagcagtctatgggcgggaggcagggttacaccctggacaggtcgccaggccatcacagggcaacacataaacaaccaagcacacactcattcatacacctatcTGCGAGTACTTGAGCTTCTTCCAAAAGCCCAGGTTTCCTATGCAGTCTGGAAAAGCATGCAATTTCATTTGTCTATTTGCCATGTCTGGATtaatgtggaaagaaaatggaatatggaaaaatatgtttatcaGTCCATCCATTTGTTTGTTCATCCATCATTCGATCCGTCCAGCCATTTATTcttacagtttgtggtttttgcAGGTTTCATAGTTAAAGCCTGAACCctgtataaatatgtatatttttaaaaatgcaagtttttatatttgtattttaaaaatggcCAAAAGAACTGAGACTTCCTCAAGTtggagtctggaaaagtctagAATTTGGACATGAAAATGTGTTGCAATCCAGCAAAGTGTAAAAACAGGCATATTAGGTAAACtacccttaggtgtgagtgggtgtgtgtaCATGGGAATTTGTCCTTTCTCTCTGTATTAGACCTGTGATGGACCCCAGCTTTTGCCCAACTAAATAAGAGTTAGCAGATATAGAAGATGCCAAACAGAAGTCTAAGTTAGATGAAGGTGTGCTGATGTTTGTGCCAAGCAGGGATGGTTGAACTCCTTAACAGATGCCCCAGAAACTGGAGCAGCTTAACCAGTTTCCTGACTTCAACAACTATCTCATCTTTGTCCTCACAAGCCTCAAGTCTGAGGGTATGATtgagtttgaaaaacaaatgccCACATTAGATTGTGAatataacagattttttttgccACGGTAATATTTTATTGTGTATCTACCATCCTGCTTTCCACATGTTAAACTGCTGTTtcatgctctctctctctctgaagaCGAACCCACTCGCTCTCTCAGTGGTCTGATCTTGAAGAACAATGTGAAAGCTCACTACCAGAACTTCCCCCCTACCGTGGCTGACTTCATCAAACGAGAATGCCTCAACAACATTGGAGACCCTTCGCCGCTTATCAGAGCTACAATCGGTGAGGGTGTGCCTGAAAGAGGGAATAGTGGGAGGgggagaagaaaaacaaaaagatttaccTTGTAGTGATTGTGAGTCAGTCTGCCACGTAGGAGGCTGACCGTTTGCACAAAAAGTTGGTGTGTGGGTGCTTAAAACAgtgttttgcaggtgtttgaAACGGTAGAAGGTAATGTTCTGTTAAAATAGGTATTCCATACTTTAACTGCATGTATAattaatgttttgtctttgttgtgaAGGGATTTTGATCACAACCATAGCCTCTAAAGGAGAGCTGCAGACGTGGCCGGAGCTTTTACCACAGCTTTGTAATCTGCTCAATTCAGAGGATTACAACACCTGCGAGGTACAGCCTCCACACCATGAATTTCCTACAGCTAAAGAGTAATTTATAATTGTTCATTTGATTTTTATCTCTCTATTTTGTCAGGGCTCTTTCGGGGCCCTGCAGAAGATCTGTGAGGATTCATCCGAGCTGTTGGACAGTGACGCTCTAAACAGACCTCTCAATATCATGATCCCTAAATTTCTCCAGTTCTTTAAACACTGCAGCCCCAAGATCAGGTTCGCAAGTCCGTTGTTTTTCTGTCACAACCCCTCTCTTTTAATCAGTCTTAGAAATGAACATCTAATTTAAATAAGCTCTTGCTGTGGTTTTTCCTCAGGTCCCATGCCATTGCTTGTGTGAACCAGTTCATCATTGGACGAGCTCAGGCTCTGATGGATAACATCGATACTTTTATTGAGGTgaggaataaaaacatttcatctTGCTGGTTTCACGAAGGTCTCACACATTTCAGCCATTGAAGTAGGGAGCATTTCTGTTCTCTCTCTAATGCAGGAGCAGGTATTTCTGATGTTGGAGTGCCAGTGTCCTCCacgtttaattttttttcctgtgtggAGACCACCTCTGGTCTAATGTaatgaatttcttttttgtagAAAGTATCTTAGAAAAGGAAAAGTGGTAAAAAGGCTACGATAACGGCATGTAATTGCTGTCTCTCGTTGCATCACTGAAAATGtacaaatacagtacagacttCAAGGTTGTGGAACTAAGATCCctttacataaaacaaaaacttccaTTAAAAGTCAAATATTAGCATActaacttttttcttccacttaagaATTTAATGTGCACCATATCAGAAGATTGGCATTTTTTTCTGCAAGATCCATACAAAGGAAAGTCCAGCTTTGtccaacttcatgttttagagGAAATAGTTCTGATTTCATGCTGGTATGTGTTAGATTGAATCATTCATTCCTCAGTTATTATAAAGGAGCCTTGAGGTGACGTCACAATGTGTGCAAGAGAGAGATGTCTGGTAAACCTTCTGAAGTTATTTAGGATTTCACtattattttcaaacaaagtCAAAGTTACTAGAGAGCTGTCACTTTAAACTGTTTAGCATCTTATAATAGCATTTAGTATGGTTAACCCTACTAGTTAAACATCagtctttgtttgttttccctGTAACCTTGGCTTATGCACAGTATGACTGAAATCAGTAGAAATGAATGCGCACGTGTAACAGCTGCCGACAGGTTTAAAACCCACACAAGATAAATatatcaacaataacaatggtgGATTGCAGAGTGCCTATGCTGTGTTCCATTTGTACTCGGAAGTCAGAATTTCCGACCTCCGCGTAGGAAATTTCAACTGCAACGCCCCCGAAAGTCGGAATTAGAAGTCAGGAAAAGTCGGGGCAACACAACCATACCCAACTTCCGCATTCAAGATGGCTGCTACTTGCATCAATAATAGCAACACTCTCTTActttgactgtttttagcagttctttgTTATTAGCGTAACATTTAGTCCGTCGTACTTAATGGAACGCAGCATTACTTGTGCTGCTGAGTCTTTTGAGTCTAATGGCGGTTCTCCAACCAAATGCTCATTTCCTGCCAGGTTTTGTAAGCAGGAAGTGTTTGCGCATCATGTTGTTGAGTTTCAGAGAACGTACTGCTTATCAGTGACATGGCGGGGGAATTATGCCATTTTCACCTCTCTACTTTTGCTGTGTGAACTGAGATTGTAATTAAAACGTCGTGTAGATGCGTTAACCGATATGGGGCGGATCCCGTTTTTAATGGATCGTTGTCGTGTAAACAGGGCCTCAGACTCTTCAAAAGGATAAACAGAACAACCATGCTGGGAGAATGTCAGATTCCTAATATCTGCTGTGGTCCAATTCCCTGTTCTAGCAGCCTGATTAAACCGCTAAAGATGGCTTCCTTTCTTGAAGCTTCTTACACATTTTCTGATTCCTCCGACTTGATTTGAAACTCCTCAGTGTTGGGAAAGCCTCGTCAGCCGTTTGACCGTAATTCTCTTTGAAGAAGCAAAACACAAGACAGAATTATTCAAATGATCCTTTAAGGTAAATTGTTCAAAACAAACTCGAAGTGCTGTTTGCCTCTGAAATACTCATCATAAATCAACGTTATAACACTGGTGCTGCAAGCGTTTCaatcttttataaataaaaccaattttATACTTTCTGCGGAACGTTTAGGGAAACTAGAGGACTTTCGTTTATTAATATATGTGcactgaatgtttttatttttatttggcacaTCAGAACGTGGGACGTTTTGTCCAACTCATCTTGCTTGGCTTGGAGTTTCTGACCAAACTCACGTGATTCTCATTCGTAAATCAGAACTTGGTCTTTTTCCACAGCTTATCTTGGCCTCTAGATCCTACTCCTTGGTTTTAAACTGGACCTTTGGTTCTTCAACAGGGTCCAGTTTGGATGCCAAACAAATCATTGGCATTTTAACAATGTGTATTTATTGTAGGATAATCCATCCCCAGGTTTTTCAAGGCTAATGTGTTCTAGATTTTGAGAAGGAGCAAATCTAAGTTGGTCCAGAGGCAAAACAAGCTGTGAAACAGCCTTTTGTCACCCTGCTGAATAAAAAGACAACTTCAGGATTGTGCtgtttttatggctttttttaatTAAGCCCAACTAGGTAAATATTTTATACTCCGATAtccaaaatgttatttaaaaacgtCATAAACAACATCATTTTCTGTctggaaaaatggaaaattgGCTGGAACTCTGGATATTGCATAAAACGGTTACGTGCTGCGAGTAAATATTTTAGTTGGGAAAACCTTGACAGATGTGGCAGAATGCAGCAAATTAAGTTGCATATTATCCCTAGAGAAACCTTTACCTCCTTCGcttgtttttctgctgctcCTTCTCTTTAACGTTCTTTTCCTCTCCTCTTGCAGAGTCTGTTTGCCCTGGCTGGTGACGAAGACAGTGAAGTGAGGAAGAACGTTTGCAGGGCTCTGGTCATGCTGCTGGAAGTTCGCATCGACCGCCTCatcccacacatgcacagcatCATCCAGGTGGGGCAACCGTTGGATCTTACATCATCACCACTATCGTAGCTACTGttccccctcctcttcctcacgaTCCGCTGTTATGATTTTTGTCTGCAGTACATGCTGCAGCGGACACAGGACCCGGATGAGAACGTGGCTCTGGAAGCCTGTGAGTTCTGGCTCACTCTGGCTGAGCAGCCCATCTGTAAAGAGGCCCTGTCTGGCCACTTGGTTCAGTAAGTGAATACATGCTGACAAGATGGACTGAGATGATGAAAAGATGATCTCACCTGACTTATCTTAATCTTTTCCTTTAAGACTGATTCCTATCTTGGTGAATGGGATGAAATACTCTGAGATAGACATCATTCTTCTAAAAGTAAGCAGCTCCTCGTTAAATCAAACGCTCCTCACACAaaccctctctctctttcttgctttacCTTCACCTATAAGAGTCTATTTTACTTCAAACTTCATCTCTGTTGTCCTCCAGGGTGATGTTGAAGAGGACGAGACCATCCCAGACAGCGAGCAAGACATCAAGCCTCGCTTTCACAAGTCCCGCACCGTCACGCTGCAGCACGAGGGAGGGGAGGGCGAGGAGGGGGAGGACATAGATGAGGACGACGATGACGACGACGACACGTTGTCCGACTGGAATCTTCGTAAGCTATTGAAATGCAGTTAGATCTGGTCGTAGTGGGAACCACGCGGGGTTCCTCTGCAGACTAGAAAAGACCACTGCAGTCTGCAGTTCATTGTGAACTGACACATTTAGAAAGGAGTCTGATTTCAGAACTAGCACTATATTAACATTAGATAGTTTTACTTCAGTCGTATTCTCTTAGATATGATGAGTGTCTTTGTTTGTAGTAGTTGATCCAAGTGATCTTACGATGAGATGTTTACTTTGAgcctccctcttcctctcccagGAAAGTGCTCGGCCGCGGCTCTAGACGTTCTTGCCAACGTCTTCCGTGAGGAGCTGCTTCCCCATCTCCTGCCTCTCCTTAAAGGACTGCTGTTCCACCCCGACTGGGTCATCAAGGAGTCCGGCATCTTGGTGCTGGGGGCCATTGCTGAGGgttagacaaaaacacaaaaattaaattaaaacattatttttatgattaaaactggaaaaatgaTGTTGAAAATTTTTCTCCTCCTTTCAGGCTGCATGCAGGGAATGGTGCCGTACCTGCCTGAGCTCATTCCTCATCTCATCCAGTGCTTATGTGACAAGAAGGCTCTGGTCCGCTCTATTGCCTGCTGGACCCTCAGTCGCTACGCCCACTGGGTGGTCAGCCAGCCCCCTGATGCTCACCTCAAGCCCCtcatgaccgagcttctcaaaCGCATCCTGGATGGAAACAAGAGGGTGCAGGAGGCGGCATGCAGGTGCATTTCTTAGCTTTTCTCTGTGCTCCTTCTCACTTGCTGCAAAGATATCCTCACCTGTGTCCTGTTGCCCACAGTGCTTTTGCCACCCTTGAGGAGGAGGCATGTACAGAGCTGGTGCCTTATCTGAGCTTCATCCTGGACACGCTGGTTTTTGCTTTCGGGAAATATCAGCACAAGAATTTGTTGATTCTCTATGACGCCATAGGAACGTTGGCTGATTCTGTGGGACACCACCTCAACCAGCCTGTGAGCCCAGCAGTCCCATACACActtgcacacattcacacagccTGGGACTAAACGTAATGTTCTGGGTTTCTAGGAGTACATCCAAAAGCTGATGCCCCCTCTGATAGCGAAATGGAATGAGTTGAAGGATGAAGACAAAGACCTCTTTCCTCTGCTCGAGTGTCTGTCGTCTGTTGCCACGGCTCTGCAGAGCGGCTTCCTACCGTACTGCGAGCCTGTGTATCAGCGCTGCGTAACCCTCGTCCAGAAGACGCTGGCTCAGGCAATGGTGAGCCACATCAGAGTATATTTccttcacacacacattttctaCAGTTGTATGAAATGACGATGACTGTGCCTGTGTTTCTCAGATGTACagtcagcagccagaccagTATGAAGCACCAGACAAGGACTTCATGATTGTGGCCCTGGACCTATTGAGCGGCCTGGCTGAGGGGCTTGGGGGCCACGTGGACACGTTGGTAGCCCGCAGTAACATCATGACCCTGCTTTTCCAGTGCATGCAGGTGAGTGGAGCTCAGTTATGTCTGCTGTATTTCATCACCACCTTCACATCCTGTTGTCAAGTCTGTGGGCACAGCTGGAGGTCTCTAAAATGCACCGCCTCCAGATTACCTACAAGCATATGAAGGAATTAttaaaaaagactaaaataaaGTAGTGCTGCTTCTGAAGTAGAAGATCTTTTGGGGTATCTTTCTGGGCTCTCTACCAGTTTTACACATCTAGAGTCCAAAATCTGAGCCCGTTAGCTCAAGCTCGCTCAAATTGAAGAGAGGCGTGTGGCGTAGCCGTGGAGCGAGAGACCCATGTGGTTCAGTCCTCGATGCGGCGGTCCCAGGTTCGAGACCCGAGCCtggagacctgtgctgcatgtcttcctcctctctccatCCTGCCTTCTGTCTGCTTACTTTCCAAAAATGATGAAAAGATGggggccactagtgccacaaaaaagtCAAATTCTCTGTAAAAAAGAATTTACAGAGAAATTCAACATAATTTAGgacttgccacagattctttcaccttcccatcaactccGACCAGCTTCTCTTTCCCTGCTTAGGAAAATCATCTCCACAGCATAATggtgctaccaccatgtttcaccatgaggatgtgttcagggtcatgtgcagtgttggtttcCTGACACACATAGCGCCTTGTATTGCATGTCagcaatggttttcttcttgccgctcttatataaaggccagatttagaCTTGTTGTGAGACAGATTCTCCCAGCTGAGCTGTGGAGCtaccatgagcctcttggctgcttctatgattaatgctctccatgCACAGCCTggcagtttaggtggacatccatgtcttggCAGGTTAGCAGTAGGGATGGACATTCATCATATCGTTTATCGTGAAACGTTTCATATCAAGATAAGAGTTTTACATTAAATATAACGCTAAATTCCAAATAATGATTTCTGAAAACCAAATCCTGACAGTGTCGATGTGATTGTTACATTTAATACTTAAGGAAGCCTATTAGAAAAATGagtatgtgttttttctttaaagcagTATTTGTTTGTGGGGCTTTGAATGCAGTGACATGCAGTCAGTCATACAGTTGCCTAAAAATGACTTGAAAGTAGTTGTAAACACTTTTTTATCATCACTGTAACCGTGATCACAGTAAATACCATCAGGTCCATATCGCCCATCCCTAGTTAGCAGTTGCGCCATAGTCTGTTTTTGGAAGACGGATTAAACTGTGCTTTTTGAGCCATTCCTGGAATATTGTGTTATAACCCAGCCCTACTTTaaactgacctgtctgctgtgatctcttggtctttatgaagctgtttgttcttcactgttctctaacaaactatgaggccttcacagaacatctagGTTTATAGGTAGACTCCATCACTGGAGCTGTGTAATATATTGAATCGCTGTCATGATTGCAATATCAATGCGTGCAAAACTGCAATCGCAAAGGATTGCTTGGAAGCAATATttggaaggaaaatatatttaaagtgcCACGCATGCAAATTCCTCATGCAAATGATACATGTGGGCTGTTGGACAGACTATCACTGTCCTTGATGAGCATGCTTGATGTATGTCTTTAGTGGTGAAGGTGCTAAAGAGTGGTGGGGACATTGTgttgaagaaaaagaaataagataCAGAAACGATGGGTTATTGTGATAACATCGCAGTAACGTGTTTTGccaatattgtgcagccctgatATTTTCTAGTTGGATGACTTCTAGTAAAGGTGTGAATACATTTGTGATATACGGTTCTCCTGGGTGCTTTGGTCCCCGAAGCTTGTTTACTCCAGGGTTCCTAAACAATTTGGAAACATATGCACCAGACTGTTTCATGTTTGGGTAAGTATATAAAAGGAGTTTTGGAAACAAATTGTTCCCAGAATCTTATTTCATCCGTCGGTGCATCCACTCATCTTATCcacatctgtttgtccatccggATGATTGGATGATGTGAAAATGTGTAGGAAACCTGTTCCTCGTGTGTCAGCTCAGAGCAGTTTCAGGTAGATTTGCCATTTTATCCGTTTCTTGTGGGCAACTTATTTCATTTATATCCGTCTCtgtttgtttgtgtctttttgtcTCAGGATACGATGCCTGAGGTGAGGCAGAGTTCATTTGCTCTGCTGGGCGACTTGACCAAGGCTTGCTTCCCTCATGTTAAACCATGCATTGGTAATTattcttttctcttcctcccAGCCAATAAAACTCAACATATTAAAGACAGGTAAGAAGGAGCTACCACAGCGATGAGACTTGTTTGGATCTTCGAAGAACCTGAGCACTGAGAACAATAAAGTTAACAGAAAGAACCCAGGGATCAAGTAACAAGAGTAGAAAACTTGAAGACATATTTACAAATCTGAGTGGATATTTTAAGGGTACAAAATGAGGCAGTCCAGACAAATATCCAGCGGATTAGATTAGTCTTGGATTGTGATTCAGATGCATTTCAGCGTGTGGGGTCTCATGATGGGCAAGCTGTGCAGATGTATTGTTCTTATTTTaggttgtgttgtgtttttttgtttttgtgctttagCTGAATTTATGCCGATCCTTGGAACAAATCTGAACCCAGAGTTCATCTCTGTGTGCAACAACGCTACCTGGGCCATAGGGGAGATCTGCATGCAGATGGGTCAGTGCCACCAGCTCCACATTCTAGTAATGCTCCGATTTGAAATCAAGATGTCGTGTGTCTCAGcctgttctttcttcctccatcaGGAGTGGAGATGCAGCCGTACATAGCTATGGTTCTAAACCAGCTAGTTGAGATCATTAACCGACCCAACACACCCAAAACTCTGCTGGAAAACACAGGTGCATAGACATTTGTTCCATTTGCACAGCTGTGTTCTGTACTCCTCATATCCTGTAGACGGTTTACACCCTTGTTACAGCGTTGCTTAATACTATGTGTGCTCATGTTGTAGCCATCACCATCGGCAGACTGGGTTACGTTTGCCCTCAGGAGGTCGCTCCCATGCT from Girardinichthys multiradiatus isolate DD_20200921_A chromosome 5, DD_fGirMul_XY1, whole genome shotgun sequence carries:
- the LOC124868537 gene encoding transportin-2, encoding MEWQPDEQGLQQVLQLLKDSQSPDTATQRAVQEKLEQLNQFPDFNNYLIFVLTSLKSEDEPTRSLSGLILKNNVKAHYQNFPPTVADFIKRECLNNIGDPSPLIRATIGILITTIASKGELQTWPELLPQLCNLLNSEDYNTCEGSFGALQKICEDSSELLDSDALNRPLNIMIPKFLQFFKHCSPKIRSHAIACVNQFIIGRAQALMDNIDTFIESLFALAGDEDSEVRKNVCRALVMLLEVRIDRLIPHMHSIIQYMLQRTQDPDENVALEACEFWLTLAEQPICKEALSGHLVQLIPILVNGMKYSEIDIILLKGDVEEDETIPDSEQDIKPRFHKSRTVTLQHEGGEGEEGEDIDEDDDDDDDTLSDWNLRKCSAAALDVLANVFREELLPHLLPLLKGLLFHPDWVIKESGILVLGAIAEGCMQGMVPYLPELIPHLIQCLCDKKALVRSIACWTLSRYAHWVVSQPPDAHLKPLMTELLKRILDGNKRVQEAACSAFATLEEEACTELVPYLSFILDTLVFAFGKYQHKNLLILYDAIGTLADSVGHHLNQPEYIQKLMPPLIAKWNELKDEDKDLFPLLECLSSVATALQSGFLPYCEPVYQRCVTLVQKTLAQAMMYSQQPDQYEAPDKDFMIVALDLLSGLAEGLGGHVDTLVARSNIMTLLFQCMQDTMPEVRQSSFALLGDLTKACFPHVKPCIAEFMPILGTNLNPEFISVCNNATWAIGEICMQMGVEMQPYIAMVLNQLVEIINRPNTPKTLLENTAITIGRLGYVCPQEVAPMLPQFIRPWCTSLRNIRDNEEKDSAFRGICIMIGVNPGGVVQDFIFFCDAVASWVNPKDDLRDMFYKILHGFKEQVGEENWQQFSEQFPPLLKERLAACYGV